One Populus nigra chromosome 16, ddPopNigr1.1, whole genome shotgun sequence genomic window, TACACTACAATCACATGTGATTAAAGAAAATTGCTTGGCAAAGAACCCATTAAAATAAAAGCATCATTATCCTTGTGATCCTTTACTTTTTCCGGATTTGCCTTCGAAAATAATTCAGAGAACAATCCTAGACCCATAGCAGAGCCCGATCTCCTTCCCAGAATGAGACCACTGGTTGACTCCATGACCTCGTCTGTCCTGAAGTGTGCCCCACAAAAGCAATTTGTAAGCTTGCTGAAGCAGGGCTTGTGGAATACTGATTCGCAAGAAGCACACCTTTCAATTTCGCCTTCCTGTTTAAGTTGTTTTCAACTGTCAGAACGTATGTATGATAACTTTTCAGTTATCAGCTACAAGGACCATATAGGAGACTACTTTCTGGTGCTTGAGCTGAAGGGCTATTCACTAGATTATGATATAAATCACTACCTGGAAATCTTAAATTGTTTTCCATAAAACATTCATCATGCTAACGCTAAACAAAGCTATTCTATGCTAATGCCTAcctgaaaaggaaaaataagtgAGGATGGATCATTACAAGCTTGACGGGCACTGCAGGGGACTCCCACATCACAGCATATGAGGCATTGCTCTGTTATATGCTCCAGGATTTTCCTTGAAACAGTTTCCACCATCACTGGTAGTGCTGCAATAGAAATAGAGACgagtttaagaataaaaaacaggGTTGCACAATTACACAGAGCTCAGATATCTATATCTATGTACAGATCCTTAAGGCATGTCACTTACACTGACAAAACGAAAATGTAGGGTTCGATAAAGAAGTATAAAAGTGATAAAAGGAGATTaagtctttaaaaaaattatattaagcaAATTGCAGTCGTTGGCCTAGCAACAGACTCGAAGCCATATGAGCATAATCAATGGCACATGATTACTATTTTATTTCACATGAGAAACAATAGTTGAGGCCTATTTGACTGAAAAATTTACAAAAGTGAGATTCCTGTATGGTTAAGAGTCAGTTAATGCACCAGAGAAACACAAGCAAAAACTGCCCCATAATGTTACAGAAATTGATGATATCAAAcagtggaataaaaaaataaaacttcacaCCCAGAGAGAAAGGAACATTCAATGGAAGGGCATGCCAAAagttaggaaaagaaaaaacaaaattagaccAGCCAATTACAAAGAAATGTTCAAATCCGGCCTAGCTGCTTGCAAAGAAATCAACATAGATATATAGTAGTATTGGAGACTTCTGCACTTGTAAACAAGGGCGGAGACATAAATGGATTCAACAAAGCATAGCTTCGATGAAATATCTTCTCACCAAAATACTAAAATAGAAGTTATGACTAGATGTTAACCTGCAAAAGCCCCTTTTGAGAGATCTATGAGGTCTCTAAGGGCAAAAAAATCATTGCCTTCAAGAAGATATCTTCGAGAACCGAGTCCTTCATTGATGGTCCTGCAGAATGGACATCGAACATATGAAAGCATAGTTCCAATTTTTTTCCTGACGTCCATGATATGGTGCAAGGCTGGGACCTTGGAGAATAGGAAAGGATTGACCGCACTTACACAAAGCATGGGCTGcaaaagaaaattcattaaGGGCATCTTGCAACTTAGACAAGAACTGTGCATTGAATAGAAAGCTTAATATGAAATCTAAAACACTTTTTAAGTTGTAAACCATCAATAAACATGAGTGTTTATTATCTAAATGAAGAATTTAAACAAGAACCACAAATTAGATTGAATCTCCCAGTATATAGGCATGTAACAGATACCCTGGAATGGAGTGCACATCTATACTCATTTTTACAAGCATCTTAAATCTTACCAAATACAACCAGGGAAACGCTAGACAGTTGGAACTTCTATCATCAGTTACTATCGACTTTTTGCCCATTGCATTTATGTAAGCAAGTACAGGATGTGCTTGGCAAACATACTTTCATGGATTTGGGTCAACCATTTCTCTATCCCTTGAATTTAACAATTTCATCCAATCTAGAAGCACCTAGTTATGCAGAGATTGTGCAAATGACAACAGAAGGACAACTTTTCAAATTACCTGTTCATGGATGGAATCCAGGTATGACTTGGCCAACTGAGAAACTGGGTATTGAATAAAATCCCAATAATGTAGAACTCTTGCTGGCAAAACTGCAGTCTCATTTGTATGGCATGAAGAACAAAATAACTGACCAGTGTACTCGCAAAGTCGAGGCTTTCCCCACCCAAGTGTCTGTACAAAGTCCCGCATTAATGTCATCCCATCATCAAAATGGTTGTGGCATCCGGCACAAGTATAATGTTGTGCTTCTAGCATCTGTTTAGTAGATTTGAATGGCCGAATTTCAACAATAAGTGATATTGTCTTCCCTAAAGTGGAAATATTTCCTGTATCTTCCCCTCTGTTAGAAAATACAGACTGAGGAACTAGTGTTCTTGCCGCTGGGGAACTAGGAAATGAATCTCGAGGAAACAAGAACCAAACCAGTGCACTTGGGGGACTGGAAAAGAACCCGGAATGGATAGTTGAATGTAAACACTCCTGAATAAGAACACTTCTCTCAGAAACAACATCTGGAGATGCATTCCCGAATATTTTTCTAGATTCCTTTTCCACAGAGGACCATGGAGAAGGAAGAGTCCAGCCCTGGTCAGCAAATAATGATTTCAGCCTACGATAGAGTGTATAGAAATCACGATACCTGCGTTCAACCTCCCACTGGTTTTTGCCACTCCATACCCTTATTATATATGCAGTATATTCCTTCACTCCAACCAACCTTTCGCTAAGTGAGACATCTCCCTTCTTCTGCTTTGCACCTACTACTTCAACCCTATCAATTCTCTGTGGCTGTGTAATTAGCATATAAGCCTCATCAGTACCAGAAGTAGAAGCAGTTGACATTAATAGCTGTGACTGAAACATGTGATTACCCCGAGGAAACCTGGCCCCTGGAGACTCAACAGAATCAAGTAAAATTTCTTCCATTTCATTAACAATCTCATCGTAAAATTCAATGAGCTCAAAATTCTCTGCCTGCCAAGAAAATTCAGGAAACAGATAGGAATATAAGCATCTTAACAAGCAACTTGAGAGCCACGATGGAGAGAAATGTGCAACAGTAAAAAAGAGGCCGTTAACCAGTGGAAAACAtagatattgaaaaatatactcTTGCAACAGATGGTTTCTGTGTTGCTTAAAACTCTTCCAGACACATACTAACATGATGAAAACTACAAAGATTCTAAATTGCCAACATGATGCTATTTACTCAAAATGTAAAAGAAACACCAATTATAAATTGCAACTTGATGCTTTATGAGATCATGGGCCATTCTAGAGCTCACAGGTTTGGCAGGGAGTTTGATTTTCCAATGGAGCTCAGTACACATACTCACATGCAAACACTGATAGAAAGTTTGACAACATCAGCAGTAAAGCATATATAGATACTTAAAACATAGCCGTATTCCTAAATACACACAAGCCAGATTCTGGAACTGAGTTTTGATAGAAGAACGAACATGTAAAACATGTTACTTGATACATTGCCATGCAGATAATGAAAGTCAATTTGTCAAAAGCATCTGTGCTTCCCATTTCCATCCTTGAAAGATTATTTTCTGTGTGCTATATATGATTATCAAGCATCCACAACAAAACATCTAATAAACATCTACAAATCgattttatagtttataaaCTTAGGAGAGTTGTTGAAGAAACATCAGTAAACCAGCAATAAGGATGCGAACCCGTGAAGAAAATAATCACTAAGTAACCTTTGGAGACAAACCTTAACCACCGCAGGATGGTCTTTGTAAGGAATCACAGAACCAGGAGCATTTTCTGATGCTTTCTTCATGTTATTTTCAAGCATTGACTGAGTTGAATTTAGTTTTTGGTCCACAATGAATTCTGCACTTGCATTTTCTGAATATTCAGCTGTGCGGGAACAAAGATGATTGGTTGTATCAGAAAAGGGGTCTGCCTCTACTTTTAAATTCCCAGCCTCTTCATTTTCCAAAGTTACGTTGTCATCAGTGCAAACAACTTCCCCGGATTTCACAGATGGATTTAGATCATCCACATGATGATCTGTAAAATCCATTCCTAACCCTATGGGAGATTTTTCTAGCAGAGGTTCCTGCTCCACCTCAAAGACACTACTGACAGGACAATTTTTATAAAGCTCTGTTGTATCATTAGCACCTTGGACTTGATTGcagttaaaagaaatatttttaacatcttcTTCCTGTGGTTCACAATAGCCTGGAAAACCAACTGGCACGATCGAGGTACCTTTATCATCTTTGGCTAATTCATGACCACCTTGCACCTGACAACTGGCTACAGGAATGTCTCTCACGTCTTCCACTTGGTCCACGACAGAATTCTGTGCACCAAAAGGGACCTTAGTAACAGAATTGAGCTTCTCTCCTGAACCATCAGCTGCACTTTCTCTGATGCCAGCATGTTCCTCCATCAAACCTTTCCCTATTTCTGTTTCACCAACAACTGGTGCCACAGTCAAAGCCACAGAAGTAGAACTAAAAAAGTTTCCATCAGTCTCTTGACCCTGCTCCGGCTGCTGAAATTTATCCAAGGTAAAAGAAGCTCCAATGCCTCCCCTTGTTTCTAGCTCAAAATCATCCCAATCCTCCGACCCAAAAGCCACAGATGAACTCATAATCAACGGGTTCGCATCACCAACTTTCCCTTCCAAACCAAGCAACACATTCTTCCGAAAATTCAAATTCTTCCTATTCTCATCATCCGAACCACACCCATACATCGAATCATCATCTTCCGAATAGCCATATCTAGACGAACCCCCATCTTCCCCTCTCTCCACTTCCCCTCCATCAAACCCCAAACCCATCTCCACATCCAACCCACTTGAACAACCATCATTCTCTCCATTCTCAATTCCCAAACGAACACTCTCCCGCTTACTGTCCATTTCACTACCACGAATTTCCAACCCATCAATCCCATTTTCTTCAAAACTGCTATCTAAACAATCAATACCCGAATTTGAAAGCTTTTGATCCTCTAAGTTCCTATTATCATCAAACCCAAAATGGAAACTTTTCGGCCCCAGGCTAAAATTATCCAAACTTTTTAAGGACCCAACATCAGACTTTATACAATCATTAAAAGAAGGACCAAACGAACCACTACAAATACTAGGTGTGCCCATAACTGAGGTGGCGCTACAGTACCGCTCAAACTCCGATTCTCCACATGAGGAATGCTGTGATGCTGATGCAGGCGATGCATCACCACCGTCCGGTTTGATAGAACCGAACG contains:
- the LOC133675864 gene encoding uncharacterized protein LOC133675864 isoform X2; this encodes MIHNGQGTHDTIPRPTSSDPFGSIKPDGGDASPASASQHSSCGESEFERYCSATSVMGTPSICSGSFGPSFNDCIKSDVGSLKSLDNFSLGPKSFHFGFDDNRNLEDQKLSNSGIDCLDSSFEENGIDGLEIRGSEMDSKRESVRLGIENGENDGCSSGLDVEMGLGFDGGEVERGEDGGSSRYGYSEDDDSMYGCGSDDENRKNLNFRKNVLLGLEGKVGDANPLIMSSSVAFGSEDWDDFELETRGGIGASFTLDKFQQPEQGQETDGNFFSSTSVALTVAPVVGETEIGKGLMEEHAGIRESAADGSGEKLNSVTKVPFGAQNSVVDQVEDVRDIPVASCQVQGGHELAKDDKGTSIVPVGFPGYCEPQEEDVKNISFNCNQVQGANDTTELYKNCPVSSVFEVEQEPLLEKSPIGLGMDFTDHHVDDLNPSVKSGEVVCTDDNVTLENEEAGNLKVEADPFSDTTNHLCSRTAEYSENASAEFIVDQKLNSTQSMLENNMKKASENAPGSVIPYKDHPAVVKAENFELIEFYDEIVNEMEEILLDSVESPGARFPRGNHMFQSQLLMSTASTSGTDEAYMLITQPQRIDRVEVVGAKQKKGDVSLSERLVGVKEYTAYIIRVWSGKNQWEVERRYRDFYTLYRRLKSLFADQGWTLPSPWSSVEKESRKIFGNASPDVVSERSVLIQECLHSTIHSGFFSSPPSALVWFLFPRDSFPSSPAARTLVPQSVFSNRGEDTGNISTLGKTISLIVEIRPFKSTKQMLEAQHYTCAGCHNHFDDGMTLMRDFVQTLGWGKPRLCEYTGQLFCSSCHTNETAVLPARVLHYWDFIQYPVSQLAKSYLDSIHEQPMLCVSAVNPFLFSKVPALHHIMDVRKKIGTMLSYVRCPFCRTINEGLGSRRYLLEGNDFFALRDLIDLSKGAFAALPVMVETVSRKILEHITEQCLICCDVGVPCSARQA
- the LOC133675864 gene encoding uncharacterized protein LOC133675864 isoform X1 codes for the protein MIHNGQGTHDTIPRPTSSDPFGSIKPDGGDASPASASQHSSCGESEFERYCSATSVMGTPSICSGSFGPSFNDCIKSDVGSLKSLDNFSLGPKSFHFGFDDNRNLEDQKLSNSGIDCLDSSFEENGIDGLEIRGSEMDSKRESVRLGIENGENDGCSSGLDVEMGLGFDGGEVERGEDGGSSRYGYSEDDDSMYGCGSDDENRKNLNFRKNVLLGLEGKVGDANPLIMSSSVAFGSEDWDDFELETRGGIGASFTLDKFQQPEQGQETDGNFFSSTSVALTVAPVVGETEIGKGLMEEHAGIRESAADGSGEKLNSVTKVPFGAQNSVVDQVEDVRDIPVASCQVQGGHELAKDDKGTSIVPVGFPGYCEPQEEDVKNISFNCNQVQGANDTTELYKNCPVSSVFEVEQEPLLEKSPIGLGMDFTDHHVDDLNPSVKSGEVVCTDDNVTLENEEAGNLKVEADPFSDTTNHLCSRTAEYSENASAEFIVDQKLNSTQSMLENNMKKASENAPGSVIPYKDHPAVVKAENFELIEFYDEIVNEMEEILLDSVESPGARFPRGNHMFQSQLLMSTASTSGTDEAYMLITQPQRIDRVEVVGAKQKKGDVSLSERLVGVKEYTAYIIRVWSGKNQWEVERRYRDFYTLYRRLKSLFADQGWTLPSPWSSVEKESRKIFGNASPDVVSERSVLIQECLHSTIHSGFFSSPPSALVWFLFPRDSFPSSPAARTLVPQSVFSNRGEDTGNISTLGKTISLIVEIRPFKSTKQMLEAQHYTCAGCHNHFDDGMTLMRDFVQTLGWGKPRLCEYTGQLFCSSCHTNETAVLPARVLHYWDFIQYPVSQLAKSYLDSIHEQPMLCVSAVNPFLFSKVPALHHIMDVRKKIGTMLSYVRCPFCRTINEGLGSRRYLLEGNDFFALRDLIDLSKGAFAALPVMVETVSRKILEHITEQCLICCDVGVPCSARQACNDPSSLIFPFQEGEIERCASCESVFHKPCFSKLTNCFCGAHFRTDEVMESTSGLILGRRSGSAMGLGLFSELFSKANPEKVKDHKDNDAFILMGSLPSNFL